In Nocardioides cavernae, a single genomic region encodes these proteins:
- a CDS encoding NAD(P)H-dependent amine dehydrogenase family protein codes for MTENTKIAICGLGSIGKAAARLLIDHRSGYDLVAAITKDAKDQGRPLGEVAGSRTAHDLVVGSETEEVLAAQPDVVLVMTGSFLRDTADLVQQFAEAGVSVISPCEELAFPFTRDADLAAQLDKVASASGATVLGTGVNPGFIFDTFLATASGCSWDVASIRGRRVVDVIGFGENIHRRLGIGYTPEEFDAGHADGSIAGHVGFPESIQIVAERLGITLDGPVEETFEAMVAETNAPSGYGGVPAGRTEGFVQRATGRVGGEPKIEFELILHLRPQASGLEPADTFEIEGEHPVRVQLSPGMDAIPATSAQIVNSIPGVLGAGPGVKTVKDIPAATAWSDLNTLMLR; via the coding sequence ATGACCGAGAACACCAAGATTGCCATCTGCGGCCTCGGCAGCATCGGCAAGGCTGCCGCCCGACTGCTCATCGACCACCGCAGCGGCTACGACCTCGTCGCGGCTATCACGAAGGACGCCAAGGACCAGGGCCGACCGCTCGGCGAGGTCGCGGGGTCGCGCACCGCCCATGACCTCGTAGTCGGCTCGGAGACCGAGGAGGTCCTCGCCGCCCAGCCGGACGTCGTCCTGGTGATGACTGGCTCCTTCCTCCGCGACACCGCCGACCTGGTCCAGCAGTTCGCCGAGGCGGGGGTCAGCGTGATCAGCCCGTGCGAGGAGCTCGCCTTCCCGTTCACCCGCGACGCCGACCTCGCAGCCCAGCTCGACAAGGTCGCCTCGGCCAGCGGCGCGACAGTGCTCGGCACCGGTGTCAACCCGGGCTTCATCTTCGACACCTTCCTCGCCACCGCGTCGGGCTGTAGCTGGGACGTCGCCTCGATCCGTGGCCGCCGCGTCGTCGACGTGATCGGCTTCGGCGAGAACATCCACCGCCGCTTGGGCATCGGCTACACCCCCGAGGAGTTCGACGCCGGACACGCCGATGGTTCGATCGCCGGGCATGTGGGGTTCCCCGAGTCGATCCAGATCGTCGCCGAGCGCCTGGGCATCACCCTCGACGGTCCCGTCGAGGAGACCTTCGAGGCGATGGTTGCCGAGACGAACGCGCCCAGCGGCTACGGCGGCGTGCCGGCCGGGCGCACCGAAGGCTTCGTCCAGCGCGCAACGGGCCGTGTCGGCGGCGAGCCGAAGATCGAGTTCGAGCTGATCCTGCACCTGCGTCCGCAGGCATCGGGGCTGGAGCCTGCCGACACCTTCGAGATCGAGGGCGAGCACCCCGTGCGCGTCCAGCTGAGCCCGGGGATGGACGCCATTCCGGCCACCTCGGCGCAGATCGTCAACTCCATCCCAGGGGTACTCGGGGCCGGCCCCGGCGTGAAGACCGTCAAGGACATCCCCGCTGCCACCGCGTGGTCAGACCTCAACACCCTGATGCTGCGCTGA
- a CDS encoding thiamine pyrophosphate-dependent dehydrogenase E1 component subunit alpha: MSSSTSPEQHLELYRSMVLTRGVETAIERSHRAGRIAGSFHSSLGQESAAAGVCLALRPSDAVTSNHRGHGHALAKGVTADAVIAELYKKTHGTSGGRGASMHLHDRSVGFYGETAIVGGGVPWAAGVGWAKRRRGTDDIAVTFGGDGAAANGVVPETLRMAKFWESPCLFVCENNGWAHSMPVERIFGPPGSIAAMARGMGIRSEFVDGRDVTAVFEVATELIAHARTGQPAFLEIAVYRVRAHSINDADYLYRSKTDGQDWLDENDPIAASRQQLMAEMPERVEEVEREVAEIVRLAVERAEAGVHPEPADAFTTVYATEGLEWNGYAEVR; the protein is encoded by the coding sequence ATGTCATCGTCTACTAGTCCGGAGCAGCACCTGGAGCTCTACCGCTCCATGGTCTTGACCCGGGGAGTTGAAACGGCCATCGAGCGATCGCACCGCGCGGGGCGTATCGCAGGGTCGTTCCACTCGTCCCTGGGACAGGAGAGCGCTGCGGCCGGTGTGTGCCTCGCACTCCGTCCTTCGGATGCCGTCACCAGCAACCATCGTGGGCATGGACACGCGCTGGCCAAGGGCGTGACAGCTGACGCAGTCATCGCCGAGCTGTACAAGAAGACGCACGGTACGAGCGGCGGTCGCGGCGCCTCAATGCACCTGCACGACAGGTCGGTCGGCTTCTACGGCGAGACCGCCATCGTCGGCGGCGGGGTGCCATGGGCGGCCGGGGTCGGGTGGGCGAAGCGGCGTCGTGGAACTGACGACATCGCGGTCACCTTCGGCGGTGACGGCGCGGCCGCCAACGGTGTCGTTCCTGAGACGCTCCGGATGGCGAAGTTCTGGGAGTCGCCGTGCCTGTTCGTGTGCGAAAACAACGGCTGGGCACACTCCATGCCGGTCGAGCGGATCTTCGGTCCTCCGGGATCGATCGCCGCCATGGCGCGTGGCATGGGCATCCGGTCGGAGTTTGTCGACGGGCGTGACGTGACCGCCGTCTTCGAGGTCGCCACGGAACTCATCGCGCATGCCCGCACCGGGCAACCGGCTTTCCTCGAGATCGCCGTCTACCGCGTGCGCGCCCACAGCATCAATGACGCTGACTACCTCTACCGATCGAAGACAGACGGTCAGGACTGGCTCGACGAGAACGATCCCATCGCGGCCTCGAGACAGCAGTTGATGGCCGAGATGCCCGAGCGCGTCGAGGAGGTCGAGCGAGAGGTGGCGGAAATTGTGCGCCTGGCCGTGGAGCGCGCCGAAGCCGGCGTTCACCCCGAGCCCGCCGACGCATTCACAACCGTATACGCAACAGAAGGGCTGGAGTGGAATGGCTACGCTGAAGTTCGCTGA
- the sucB gene encoding 2-oxoglutarate dehydrogenase, E2 component, dihydrolipoamide succinyltransferase — MAEVVMPALGESVSEGTINAWLKQPGDRVEVDEPLLEVSTDKVDTEIPAPFAGTVSSLLAAEGDVVGVGSAICLIETSTTVSAVSQDGPKPSAASVPHASPAPAAARLTVATPAVPSAAASRSVGSFLSQPVRRTAETRGIDPSTLEGTGRDGRVRLGDVLAVVDRNSTAATLSQTPSSPVAPAAVPTPPPAQPIRQAGPSATVVPPERPMSPVGAVRTEPLTRRRRIIAERMVASLQQSAQLTSFVEVDLTLVARQIASLREEFSAREGVRLTFSPYIARAALDALKEHPSFNAQLDLDRNQVSYFAEEHLAIAVDTEAGLVTPVIRSAGDLSIAGLARKISDVGARARTNKLSPDEMQGGTFTLTNTGSRGVLADTPIINQPQVAILGAGAVVKRAVVMDDPRLGETIAVRHMAYMSLTYDHRLIDGADAARYLGTLRQRLETPPVDV; from the coding sequence ATGGCAGAGGTTGTGATGCCCGCACTCGGCGAGTCGGTGTCGGAAGGCACCATCAACGCTTGGCTGAAGCAGCCCGGTGACCGTGTCGAGGTTGACGAGCCGCTGCTCGAAGTGTCGACGGACAAGGTTGACACCGAGATTCCTGCTCCTTTCGCAGGCACGGTGAGCTCGCTCCTAGCCGCAGAGGGAGACGTCGTGGGGGTGGGCTCAGCCATCTGCCTTATCGAGACTTCCACCACCGTTTCGGCAGTTTCCCAGGATGGCCCGAAGCCCTCGGCTGCGTCCGTGCCGCATGCTTCCCCTGCACCTGCCGCCGCCCGTTTAACGGTCGCAACGCCAGCCGTGCCATCGGCGGCGGCCTCGCGCAGCGTCGGCAGCTTCCTTTCCCAGCCCGTGCGCAGGACGGCCGAGACCAGAGGCATCGACCCGTCGACGTTGGAAGGGACCGGGCGCGATGGACGCGTACGACTCGGAGACGTGCTCGCGGTAGTCGACCGTAATTCGACAGCGGCGACCCTTTCGCAAACCCCCTCGTCCCCCGTTGCCCCGGCTGCTGTCCCGACTCCCCCGCCCGCTCAGCCGATCCGGCAGGCAGGGCCCTCCGCAACCGTGGTCCCGCCCGAACGGCCGATGTCACCGGTCGGCGCGGTTCGCACTGAGCCCTTGACCCGCCGTCGTCGCATCATCGCTGAGCGGATGGTCGCATCCTTGCAGCAGAGCGCCCAGTTGACCTCCTTCGTCGAGGTCGACCTGACCCTCGTCGCTCGCCAGATCGCCTCGCTCCGCGAGGAGTTCAGCGCTCGGGAGGGCGTCCGCCTGACCTTTAGCCCCTACATCGCCAGGGCCGCCCTGGACGCTCTCAAGGAGCACCCGTCGTTCAACGCTCAGCTCGACCTCGACCGGAATCAGGTCTCGTACTTCGCTGAGGAGCACCTGGCGATCGCCGTGGACACCGAGGCGGGCCTGGTGACGCCTGTCATCAGGTCTGCAGGGGACCTGTCGATTGCCGGTCTGGCTCGGAAGATCAGCGACGTGGGCGCGCGGGCGCGCACCAACAAGCTCAGCCCGGATGAGATGCAGGGCGGGACGTTCACTCTCACCAACACAGGCAGCAGGGGCGTTTTGGCTGATACCCCGATCATCAACCAGCCACAGGTGGCCATCCTCGGCGCGGGTGCGGTCGTGAAGAGAGCAGTCGTCATGGACGACCCACGTCTGGGCGAGACCATCGCCGTGCGACACATGGCCTACATGTCACTCACCTACGACCACCGTCTCATCGACGGCGCTGACGCGGCGCGCTACCTCGGCACGCTGCGTCAGCGGCTGGAGACGCCGCCCGTCGACGTGTGA
- a CDS encoding alpha-ketoacid dehydrogenase subunit beta encodes MCAWPWSAPKPAFTPSPPTHSQPYTQQKGWSGMATLKFAEAIRAAIDHELEADPSVVVMGEEVGPLGGVFTVTRGLIDKYGPDRIMDSPISEGALAGFAAGAATEGMRPVVEIMFSDFVMLAMDQLINFAAKIHYMSNGQFSVPMVVRLPGGAGTNHGPQHSQSLESWFAQTPGLVVAMPSTPSDAYWMMRESIRMDDPVMFFENKSLYFRINEEIDFDEGLRGVRAAVRREGTDLTVVSAGRMVHSCLEAADMLAESGYSVDVIDMRYLWPLDLETVAASVKKTSKLAVVYEAVEYGGWGSEIASWAAKDLFIHLDGPVHRVGTHRVPIPVGVPLEEAIVPTPAVIHQSLLELAKF; translated from the coding sequence TTGTGCGCCTGGCCGTGGAGCGCGCCGAAGCCGGCGTTCACCCCGAGCCCGCCGACGCATTCACAACCGTATACGCAACAGAAGGGCTGGAGTGGAATGGCTACGCTGAAGTTCGCTGAGGCGATCCGTGCGGCGATCGACCACGAACTGGAGGCCGACCCGTCAGTCGTGGTGATGGGCGAAGAGGTCGGTCCACTGGGCGGCGTCTTCACCGTCACTCGTGGACTGATCGACAAGTACGGCCCCGACCGGATCATGGACTCGCCGATCTCAGAGGGAGCGCTCGCCGGGTTCGCCGCCGGGGCTGCGACCGAGGGCATGCGACCAGTCGTCGAGATCATGTTCTCCGACTTCGTCATGCTCGCCATGGACCAGCTGATCAACTTCGCGGCGAAGATCCACTACATGAGCAACGGCCAGTTCTCAGTCCCGATGGTCGTGCGGCTGCCCGGTGGCGCCGGCACCAATCACGGGCCGCAACACTCGCAATCTCTCGAATCATGGTTCGCCCAGACCCCTGGCCTCGTGGTCGCGATGCCGAGCACGCCCTCGGACGCCTACTGGATGATGCGCGAGTCGATCCGCATGGACGACCCGGTGATGTTCTTCGAGAACAAGAGCCTCTACTTCAGGATCAACGAGGAGATCGACTTCGACGAAGGCCTGCGCGGAGTGCGCGCTGCTGTACGCCGGGAGGGCACCGACCTCACGGTGGTCTCTGCCGGCCGCATGGTCCACTCCTGCCTGGAGGCAGCGGACATGCTGGCCGAGTCGGGCTACTCCGTCGATGTCATCGACATGCGCTACCTGTGGCCCCTCGATCTCGAGACAGTCGCTGCCTCGGTGAAGAAGACCTCCAAGTTGGCAGTCGTCTACGAAGCCGTCGAGTACGGCGGATGGGGCTCTGAGATCGCGAGCTGGGCAGCGAAGGACCTCTTTATCCACCTGGACGGCCCGGTTCACCGGGTCGGGACCCATCGCGTGCCGATTCCTGTCGGCGTCCCTTTGGAAGAGGCGATCGTCCCGACACCCGCCGTCATCCACCAGTCGCTCCTCGAACTCGCCAAGTTCTGA
- a CDS encoding alpha/beta hydrolase: MSAEIAPETLTFDSDGITLEALYYRPEGDGPFPCVVMAGGWCYVKELAQPTYAAALAAQGIAALIFDYRNFGGSQGEPRQHIDPAQQLADYRNAIDFVEARDEVDGDRIGVWGISYSGGHVMILGAIDPRVRALCGIVPVTDGYNNMRMAHGTLGFRRFQSAILESRRKRRDTGETTYFPHQPAEEGDLATWPFPKSKKTFAALKEREAPSYVGEATAESADLLLGYSVFPYLPRLIHKPSLLIIAEGDDHTHWDLAVKAHDQIPGDAKELMIISNADHLTLYADRDRQNVVAAKVADFFTKNLAAR; this comes from the coding sequence ATGTCTGCCGAAATCGCTCCCGAGACTCTCACCTTCGACTCCGACGGGATCACGCTCGAGGCCCTCTACTACCGCCCCGAGGGCGACGGGCCGTTCCCGTGCGTGGTGATGGCCGGTGGCTGGTGCTACGTCAAGGAGCTTGCGCAGCCGACGTACGCCGCTGCGCTGGCCGCCCAAGGCATCGCCGCCCTCATCTTCGACTACCGGAACTTTGGTGGCAGTCAGGGCGAGCCCCGCCAGCACATCGACCCGGCCCAGCAGCTTGCTGACTATCGAAACGCCATCGATTTTGTCGAGGCTCGCGACGAGGTGGACGGCGACCGTATCGGCGTCTGGGGCATCTCCTACAGTGGCGGCCACGTGATGATCCTTGGTGCGATCGACCCGCGCGTGCGCGCGCTGTGCGGCATCGTCCCGGTGACTGACGGCTACAACAACATGCGCATGGCCCACGGGACTCTCGGCTTCCGCCGCTTCCAGTCCGCGATCCTCGAGTCCCGCCGCAAGCGGCGCGACACCGGTGAGACCACCTACTTCCCGCACCAGCCGGCGGAGGAGGGTGACCTCGCGACCTGGCCGTTCCCCAAGTCGAAGAAGACCTTCGCCGCGCTTAAGGAGCGGGAGGCCCCGTCGTACGTCGGCGAGGCCACCGCTGAGTCCGCTGACCTGCTGCTCGGCTACAGCGTCTTCCCCTACCTGCCGCGGCTGATCCACAAGCCGTCGCTCTTGATCATCGCCGAGGGTGACGACCACACCCACTGGGACCTCGCGGTCAAGGCACACGACCAGATCCCGGGGGACGCCAAGGAGCTGATGATCATCTCCAACGCAGACCACCTGACCCTCTACGCCGACCGCGACCGCCAGAACGTCGTCGCGGCGAAGGTCGCGGACTTCTTCACCAAGAACCTCGCGGCCCGCTGA